From Daphnia pulicaria isolate SC F1-1A chromosome 4, SC_F0-13Bv2, whole genome shotgun sequence, one genomic window encodes:
- the LOC124337678 gene encoding LOW QUALITY PROTEIN: TBC1 domain family member 20-like (The sequence of the model RefSeq protein was modified relative to this genomic sequence to represent the inferred CDS: inserted 1 base in 1 codon; deleted 1 base in 1 codon) produces the protein MFNNSGFKKQKFHQKRFKKNHQYYNQVVLDVXKNFKCFPPGINENIQADLQVKVTELIIRVLIANEGLHYYQGFHDIAITLLLVLGEDESYSVLCRLSQSLSNCLWDQIWSLSTMEILNLVYALVKNENRDFYNYLKRSELGTIFCLPWAITYWFGHVLNDYEAIVRLFELFMFSHPWTSMYLSSVVVLHRASDIFLTPCEMPLLHQMLSNVPDNLPFDSLITETEKLM, from the exons GAAACAGAAGTTTCATCAGAagagatttaaaaagaatCATCAGTACTACAACCAGGTGGTATTGgatg aaaaaaattttaaatgcttCCCTCCAG gtattaatgaaaatattcaaGCAGACCTCCAAGTAAAAGTCACAGAGCTAATAATAAGAGTTCTGATAGCAAATGAAGGTCTCCATTACTATCAG GGTTTTCACGATATTGCCATCACACTGTTGCTTGTTTTAGGAGAAGATGAAAGTTACAGTGTGTTATGCAGACTTTCCCAATCAC TTTCCAACTGTTTATGGGACCAAATATGGAGCCTATCTACAATGGAAATTCTTAACTTAGTGTATGCACtagtcaaaaatgaaaatcgtgatttttacaattatttgAAGAG GTCGGAGCTAGGGACAATTTTCTGCCTTCCGTGGGCGATTACTTATTGGTTTGGCCATGTTCTCAACGATTACGAAGCTATCGTAAGATTGTTTGAACTATTTATGTTCTCACATCCATGGACCTCTATGTATCTATCTTCTGTCGTCGTGTTGCATAGAGCAAGTGATATTTTCTTGACACCGTGCGAGATGCCGCTTCTACATCAAATGCTCTCCAAc GTCCCTGATAATCTACCATTTGATAGTCTTATTACTGAAACAGAGAAGTTGATGTGA